One Coccinella septempunctata chromosome 1, icCocSept1.1, whole genome shotgun sequence DNA window includes the following coding sequences:
- the LOC123314637 gene encoding transmembrane protein 234 homolog, with protein MFEIGALVTVALLWGCTNPILKRNSTKIVEIKSTSKIQKFYLEVKYLFTNLDYMIPFIVNQLGSVIYFIALQNIDISLALPVSNSLTFVFTAIMGWILGEDLPKRNVSLGILLIFIGTALCSYAKQPYSN; from the exons ATGTTTGAAATTG GCGCATTGGTTACTGTTGCTTTGTTGTGGGGATGTACAAATCCGATTTTGAAGCGGAATTCTACAAAGATAGTAGAAATTAAGTCGACttcaaaaattcagaaattctaCTTGGAAGTTAAATATCTATTCACTAATCTTGAT TATATGATACCATTCATTGTGAATCAATTGGGGTCTGTGATATATTTTATAGCTttacaaaatattgatatatcaCTTGCTCTACCTGTTTCTAATTCATTGACATTCGTCTTTACTGCAATAATGGGTTGGATATTAGGAGAGGACCTACCTAAGAGAA atGTAAGTCTGGGTATTCTGCTGATATTCATTGGTACTGCTTTATGTTCTTATGCTAAACAGCCATATAGTAACTAA